The following coding sequences are from one Delphinus delphis chromosome 19, mDelDel1.2, whole genome shotgun sequence window:
- the APOH gene encoding beta-2-glycoprotein 1 translates to MIPPLLLLFSSFLCHVAIAGRICPKPDDLPFARFVPLKTSYAPGEEIVFSCQPGYVSRGGIRRFTCPLTGFWPINTLRCTPRVCPFAGILENGTVRYTTFEYPNTINFSCNTGFYLKGANSVQCTKEGEWSQKLPVCAPITCPPPPIPKFAKLSVYQPLSGNNSLYGGKAVFECLPQHAMFGNDTVTCTEHGNWTELPECKEVKCPFPSRPDNGFVNYPAKQVLYYKDKATYGCHDTYALDGPEEVECGKFGKWSAQPSCKASCKLSVKKATVIYEGERVNIQDKFKNGMLHGQKISFFCKNKEKKCSYTEDAQCIDGVIQIPKCFKEHSSFAFWKTEASDVKPC, encoded by the exons ATGATTCCTCCGTTGCTCCTCTTGTTTTCAAGTTTTCTCTGCCACGTTGCTATTGCAGGACGAA TCTGTCCCAAGCCAGATGACTTACCATTTGCCAGATTTGTTCCGTTAAAAACATCCTATGCCCCCGGGGAGGAGATCGTGTTCTCCTGCCAGCCAGGCTACGTGTCCCGGGGAGGGATCCGGAGGTTCACCTGCCCGCTCACAGGATTTTGGCCCATCAACACTCTGAGATGCACAC CCAGAGTATGTCCTTTTGCTGGAATCTTAGAAAACGGAACTGTACGCTATACAACTTTTGAATATCCCAACACGATCAATTTTTCTTGCAATACCGG GTTTTATCTGAAAGGAGCTAATTCTGTTCAATGCACTAAGGAGGGAGAATGGAGTCAGAAACTTCCTGTCTGTGCTC CTATAACCTGCCCTCCACCACCAATACCGAAGTTTGCAAAACTTAGTGTTTATCAGCCATTGTCTGGGAACAACTCCCTGTATGGAGGCAAGGCCGTCTTTGAATGCTTGCCACAGCACGCAATGTTTGGAAATGACACCGTTACCTGCACAGAACATGGAAACTGGACAGAATTACCAGAATGTAAGG AAGTAAAATGCCCGTTCCCATCAAGACCAGACAATGGATTTGTGAACTATCCTGCAAAGCAAGTACTTTATTACAAGGATAAAGCCACTTATGGTTGCCATGATACATACGCCTTGGATGGACCAGAAGAAGTAGAATGTGGCAAATTCGGAAAATGGTCTGCACAGCCAAGTTGTAAAG CGTCTTGTAAATTATCTGTTAAAAAAGCTACCGTGATATATGAAGGAGAGAGAGTAAATATCCAAGACAAATTTAAGAATGGgatgctgcatggccaaaaaatttctttcttctgcaaAAATAAGGAGAAGAAGTGTAGCTATACAGAGGATGCCCAGTGCATAGACGGCGTCATTCAAATCCCCAAATGCTTCAAGG AGCACAGTTCTTTCGCTTTCTGGAAAACAGAAGCATCTGATGTAAAACCGTGCTAA